The Engystomops pustulosus chromosome 3, aEngPut4.maternal, whole genome shotgun sequence region tgaaatcccttgctgcattaggttgtattgctctgtatctgtatctgtgttgttgtgacctcggctagtttttgacattgactctttgcttacttattttgctcttgacgtaccctctcgttgttactccggctagtttaccattcttttgtgttttatgtttgtcattctgttcgtgtttcccttcccacacttatccagtgtatttcgagtcttcaagtagtcgccccacggtttagcgtgggggggctataggaagggacagaggttggggcaagctcagggcacactatcccctgtcttctgtgtttccCAACCCTAACACTTTGGTTATGTAGAACAAGTCAAGAATATCCCCAAATCATTGACAAGAAGATGAATGTCATTTGATAATGTTCCAGCATATGAAAACTCTTTTGCTCTCAAGACACACAACCCGTCTTGTACCTCTAATTTATGCCCAAGAGCTGCTATAAGGCCAGAGAATGTTATGTTATGTCTTATGTCTATACGTTCTATTTTGCCTCCCCCACCCCTTTAACTCTAAAGTGCTGGTAAAATAAATCTATTTTTTGTTTAAATCATCCATATAGAATACATTTTCTGCTTAGAagtgttttattgaaaaacaaaacaagaaaaaccaTGTGCCATATGCAAGAAAAGCATTATCTACTTATGCCACCACCAGTCACTGTAAGCAAGATGACAACTCCTttcctttttcaattttttacaaTATGGTTATTATTGACATGTTTTCCCATCAGTTCTCGTTTCTCGTCTATTCTTTTTCATAGTGAAAGTCAATTAGCGAGATTCTTAGATCATCATCTGGGTCAACTCAAAAACcattaaaagaattaaaaaatgtatcaCCTAATACAGGTTCCCAATGATAAATTAATCACAACAGTTATCTGTGGGACTGCAGGGACCGTAACAATTAAAAAACACATATGGAATATTGTCAAAAATCCATAGGACTAAGATGAAAGTGGGGACGGTTGAAATTgaaggaaaacaatttttagctagaaggaaggtgtcagttaatagggctctacaaataaatagacaaaaagacAAAATTGTTATTACCTTTACTGTCAGGTCCACTGTGTGTTCCTCCCGATCTCCTCTACTCAGTCATCATCAGGTTTCCTTTCGTCTCACAGGTAGGCGCAATCCCATAGAGAGAGAAATGTTTTTATAAACCATCTGCACAAATTTCttgcattttaaataaaaagacaaaaaagaatcTACAATACTCTTTCACGTCTCTGGTTAGGTGATTTAAGCAGTTCTCCAGATATTATAAAAAAGAAACTTTCCTAAAAGTGAGAATCTTATTTAGTCTAGAATATGCATTATGGCCTAAACCTTGGCTTGTTGTACCATTATAGAGCTAAACACTGAAGATGCACCCTTCACCTTTACTTCCCAAGGATAGAAGCCAAACTCAAAGAAACAGCTaaccaacattttcaaaaatatcttATTAGATAAATGTAATACTCACGTTTTTTGAGTTCCCAATGTTGGTCGACTGAATCGCCAGAACCTTTTAGGGTCCCACAATGAAGTCCTAAGAAATTTCCACTTCCAATCCAAGAGTGAGCATAGCATCTTCCTCTGTGATAATTAGAACTGGATTATCCGCTTCCATTGTATGGCTTGACGTGGTACCTTCTTGGTCAATAGGTTGACTGTCACTGTCACAGTCCACTGGACTTTCAGCCTCCCATGGGTTGCCTCCACTAACATCAGTTTTCCAGGGAAAATTAATGTAATTTAAGACTGAAAGAACTGAGTGTCTACAAGATTGGTCCGGAACAAGAAGATTGCTTAACATggtgactgctgcaggggaaaatTGGTCCCAACGAGCTGGTGGGGGAATATAGCTCAGATTGTCCAGCCAGTATACATAGTCCAggtacatgatgtcatcactgaaGGCGCGTCTCCAAGGAAAATATCCAGTAAGGATGACAAATAGTAGTACCCCAAAAGCCCAGGTATCTACACTAGGGTGTAAAATTAAATATTCCTCGTCCGAGATGTCACACAACTCTGGAGACATATACGGGATAATGTGCGACATTGAGGTTACAATGCTACCTACAGGCTGAGTTAAACCAAAGTCACCAAGCACGATATGATGGCAATCTCTGTCCATGAGGAGGACATTGTCCGGCTTCAGATCCCTGTGCACCAACCCTTTATGGTGCATGTAGTCCAGAGCGCTGGAAATTTGGACTGCACATCTTTTTACTATTTCTTCTGAAAGTCCAACCTGCAAAAATAAGATGAGCATCAtaagttacacacatatagattaCACGGTCATATACATCAGTCTGAGGAGAAGATGTTGGGTTGGTTAATAGGATAATAAGGTGTATGTTACTATATGAAGAAGGCATTTCTTACCTCAGCTTGAATGAGGTGATGCAGTGTTCCTGCTGTTGCCAGCTCCTGAGTCATAGCATAGTAGTCCATGGTGTGAGTAAATATCGGGTAGGTTGTAATAAATCCAGGGTGCTCCGAGAGAGAGATTGATAGGGACAGTTCCAATAGAAAAGATTTCAACTTGGTCCGGTCCTTTCTCACCAACTTCAGTGCAAACGGTTTACCTAAAGAAAAGAAGACAATTAGATGTTACCTCCTAGATCTCTCTTGATAAAATAATATTCTAATAACTATACAGGTAATGGATTAGTTGATTACAACAGCCCCAACTCTCACAGCTGATAAGTCACCTCCTCTTTCCCCATTCATAACACTTGCATGATAAGCGGAATAAAGTGAGCACATAATTGATAAAAAAGAAGCTGTGTGTCATATGGACATTTGATTGACAGATATTTgatcattttctataggatttCCTTCTGTTCTGGCTCCTTTTGCCTACAGTGAAGCTCAGGTCTCCTTGTGTAAACTCCTAGCTCGGCAGGAAATATCCTCTACGCTAACCAGTTAGTGGTCACAGGAGAGAGAAGAGCGACATTCACTGTTCTCActcaaaaaaaagaaatacatatGTAACAAAATGAGGCAGATTCTACCAGAATCGGGGATAAGGAACGGAGAGTCCGAAATCCCTCTGTAGATTACATCATTAGTCGAATCCACCAATATgagcagaataataataatatttatattgctCCAAATCATGTAACACTTTACAATTTGTAATCTAGTGTGTATTAGTCTACATATCCAGCTTTATGGCCTTGGTCACATACCTGTAAGTTTGTCTTGTGCAAGTAGGACTTGTCCATAAGCCCCCTGACCAAGCCTCTTGACGATCCTGTAGCAATCGGTAATCTGCTCGACCTCTACAGTTTGGAAGACTGGTTCCATTTTGGCTTAAGGATTGGTGAGGCTTGATCTTGAGCAaatagtctacaagaaagaaaatcaacttttaggaaAATATAATGTTCAATAGGTCTTCATGTCAATAtatcatcacaatccatcatactTTAGGCATTCACAGTATAATGTGAAAGGACTGGGTGACCACCCCAAAATAATTCATAATGTTGGACTTATTATTGGTTATTTGATTTTTCCATAATTATAACCAAGAACAGGCTAAAACTACATTTTATTCTAAACAGTTTTACATTATAACAAAGTTGTTATCCAAATATTATTTTTAGTTTTGTTCATTGTAGGACATTGAAAAGTCCAAACTCATTAGTAATAACATCAGGTAAACaaatcaacaacaaaaaaacacaacttaGATGATTGGTCTTACCTTAGTTCTTTAGTTGTGGTTTTAGGTGAAGAAggtgtccagttagtcaagggtgcagaaggtgtccagttagtcaagggtgcagaaggtgtccagttagtcaagggtgcagaaggtgtccagttagtcaagggtgcagaaggtgtccagttagtcaagggtgcagaaggtgtccagttagtcaagggtacAGAAggtgtccagttagtcaagggtacAGAAggtgtccagttagtcaagggtacAGAAggtgtccagttagtcaagggtacAGAAggtgtccagttagtcaagggtacAGAAggtgtccagttagtcaagggtacAGAAggtgtccagttagtcaagggtacAGAAggtgtccagttagtcaagggtacAGAAggtgtccagttagtcaagggtacAGAAggtgtccagttagtcaagggtacAGAAGGTGTCCAGTTAGTCGTCTTTAAGAAGTTGAATAAAGTCTCTCTATAGTGGTTTAGGCTAAGAAAACTCTTTTGCCCTCTCCAAGTTTATCTGAGAAATACTCAAGAATAAACTAACAATTCCCATCTTCTACCTCTATTTTATACATGAGGAGATCCAAGGCCTAAAAGGTTACCCCCATTCTATTATCATTGGATGGCAGAAGCTTCTATTAAGTTGCTAATGACTCATCACCTAGACCTTGGCCAGTCATGGAGACCCCATTGTTATTTAAAGAGAACGACTAAGGAGCTGATCAGGGAACAAGGGATCAGGGAGTAGCCACCTTAGGATTGTTTATAGTGTTAGGAAAATGCTAATATCATTTGTCCTGAAATTACCTAAACCTTAGTCACACCTCATCTTTTACTAAATTGatcacaatagaaaaaaaaacatgttctatAGGGAGATATACAATTCTTATGCATCAACATTGTAATGAGTGTTCATTCTCATAAAATGAGTCAACATATATTGTGGAACTATTCACATCTTACATATCTAGATATACAATTATCCCGATTATTATATTTGTCTTATGTTAAGCCATGGTGTTTGGTTGCCTTCTATGCTTGACCCACTGGTAGAACTTTGACCACCTGCCTAATCATTGTATTCATGAACATCTTCTTTTGGTTACAGTATTATATCCCACATATGGAAGTATTGGGTAAGAACCTCATGTAGTATAAAGTAAATTGTCCCAGATTGAGGATACAGAATCTATACCAAGATTCTTCATAGATTTTCCAGATCCGAATTGTTGGGTCACTGAGGATTATGTTTTTAGTAGATAAGTGGCTGGTCACTCGGGCTCCAACAACCATAACACCCAGTGATCagtggaatgaaaggtctacaggTACCCCCCCAATAGTTAACCAATTCAAGGAGATTATGGTTGAACATATGGCTCCACTCACTTCTATGGAGCATAAGGGCATAGATGTTCCACAAGAGtcacaagtaatttttttttctcatctaCACTAACATGGGGTAACACTGGGGATTTGTGGACCCCTAATTCTTGTGATTGCAGGAGGAAGGGTGATACTTGGGACCCCCATCAACCAGGACGCCATGATAAAAAAATCCACACTTTTTTCATTCCTCAGGTTTGGACTATTGAAGACTTTGATAGCTAATTAATATGAAATTAGAGGAGGTCCAACAATTACTGTATTCTCTGATGTTGCGACATCCACTGATCCAATATTGAGAACCAACTTATTATTGAACAATGTAATCAACAAAATTGCTCATTTTTGACAGGGTAAAAAACACATTAGAAAGTGAACCCAAAACTGCCAAAGTCCCACCACAATGGCAGAAAACATTCCTACAAATAAATATTATCATTATAGATGGAaaagcaggggtgaaatataaaATATCTGCAAAAACTCATTGTAACTTGTAGCTATAACAATAGACAAATCCATAATCCCTACTGTAGTGTTGCGGTATGGGTAGCGTACAGCCCCATGCATTTCAATGGCCAATACGTTTGATGGATGTACTGCCCACTGTACCatacctggaaaaaaaaatttagagcGTGCGCCATCTTTCCCTATAATTAGGGCCGTGGCACAGTTCTCCCTACGGAGAGGGGAGAGCTACAGCCTGGGCATGCATTTGTTCAAGTGAAACCGGCCTAAGCgtgtaaatggggggggggggggaatagggaAGGGGCTGAATGTTGTAGGAGAAAAATTCCCCACATGTATCACCCAACTAATGGGCTTTATAAGGGGAAAGCAAAATAAACCTATTTTGTTCCTTGTCAGAATATGGCTACAGCTACATGTGTGCTTCATATGATCAGTGTTTGAAGATGGGTGCATAAAATTCATATACAACTACAACTTCAAGGGCATCTAGCATCAGGATGAagatctgtatgcaaatgagtctgagggcttCCAAGCCTCATTAAGTCCTATGgaacctgaagcccctcaggcttatttgtttACAGATCTTCATTGTGTTGGTGATGCCCTTTTAATATGTACCAACATTTGAGGAAAACTGACTTCATTGACATTGCCAGGTGCAGCCAACCATCTACTATGTATGGGGCTCACCAGTCCCGCTACGGCGTTTTGCCATGTTTTTCAGAGCACCTCATTGGTTAAGTGTATGAAGAAGTAATTTCAGTCAGAAGAATAATATTCCTGTCAACTCCTTTCCATTGTGACCGTCCTGGGTGTACAGCAATTGACATGGAGATTATAAAGTCACTAAGTGACCATTTACATGTTCTGGGGGTGCATAATGGTAGGGCCAAACATGGGCCCAGGAGCCTTATAGGGTCCATATAGAGACCCTAATACAAAGACACCAGGATTATATACATTATGGTGCAGATTATATAATATGAAACCATAGTTTTAGGTTACACCTCTGTCTTTATGAGGAGTTTTGTGCAATGCATCTATAATAAGGAGAGGATCAAAAGAGATCTCCATCCGGGTCCTAGTTTCTCCATGTGGTCTAAGTGTTCCAACCTGTGCCCATTACCATGATATTCAGATCTTAATCTTCTCCATATGTGGACACAAAACTGTAGTTATTGTATAATTATATTATTCTTCCTGGGAAAATTCTCTTCTTAAAGAATGTTAACACAAAATTTAAATCTTCAAAAAGCCAGCGGTTTATAATTGATAAATGTTTCCCCAGGACTATATGGTGCATTATAATTGGGAACCTCGTAGGGATTTTTCATTTTCACCCTACACCTCTGTCCAGGTACCAGACATTTCACACAACAAGAAATTATCTAGATCTCCATCCTGCTCCTAGTGTCTCCGAGAGGATGTCCTCAGAGTGGTCTAACCTGTGCCCATTACCATGACATTAACACATTAATCCCCTGTGTTTGTGGACACAAGCCGTTACTTATGGTTTCATCTTATTCCCAGGAGTTTCTCCATAGCCTCCAGGAGAAGCTCCTCACCCCGGGAAGTCTGACATTTACATCTGACTTCTCCTTGTCTAGAAGACAAACCCTATTCCTAAGCAGAACCAGATTCTCTTTATCACTTTATAACACATTTTAACACATGAAttgttttaaaatacattttattgtttctGATATGGTTACAAAAAGTGAAACAAGCCAAACAGTTGTCCTAAACTCATCTTCGTCTAGAGCGataaaaaaacccaaattttaaGCAGGACCAGCATTTCATTATCGCTTTATACAAACCCATTCAAgtactttttatttattaataaacaatttttcaatacattttgaaagaaaaaaaaattaacccctttcaggctgagccccctccatacaagGGGGGTGATTGCAGCTACCGTTCGTGATTGGGGTTACCTGGTTATTGATTGCCTCCGGGGGCAGACAACAGCTGGCATCGAGTGAGCATGATGGCTACAATAGTCACTCTTCATTACATTATCGGGGAGTGatgatctgtcgccatgacagccttgggtctttacaAGACCTGAAGCTTTATGGTTTCTGAAGATCTGCTACAATATGCCAGTGGCACATAGGATTTTATATAtgatctattactgactgtagtaTTGAAGGATCAGACAACTGAGGGTTAAAGTTCACTagggggggggtctgaaaaatattaggggaaaaaaaatctaaattccccccccccccctgcatttcctaaatataaaacagtaaaaaattataaacataatGTTCCCAAAGTGTTCAATCAAAACATAACTGTTCCCAGCATttaaaccccataatggaaaatagcccccaaattccgcttttttgtcattttacaatgtgaaaaaaaattgtaataagtgatgaaaaggtcataTAATCAAAATGGTAACAAAAAACACGTTGGTCTACAGAGCTTAAGTGATGGGTGTCATTTATTGCGGGAcgagccaaagtatgaaaaagttattagcaccagaagatggcaaatagagatgagcgaacatgctcgtccgagcttgatgctcggtcgagcattagggtactcgaaactgctcgttactcggacgaatacttcgcccgctcgagaaaatggcagctcccgccgttttgctttttggcggccagaaacagagccaatcacaagccaggagactctgcactccacccagcatgacgtggtacccttacacgtcaatagcagtggttggctggccagatcaggtgaccctgggatagactagccgctggccgcgctgctcggatcattctgtgtctggatgccactagggagagagctgctgctggtcagggaaagcgttagggtgttctattagcttactgttaggcaggagtgattctcaaagaacccaacagcccttcttagggctacaataacgttctactttttttattttaatttgcatcttttaccattttgtgaggaattagcagggggacttgctaccgttgtgtttagctcttagtggcacacatatccatagcaaagaccgaagtgggaaaattcagtaggggttggatttctattaggcaataactcagtgtcatctcatctggcatagtagtgtgcttcctttgatacttggctagaaaatagccataggagaatacaa contains the following coding sequences:
- the LOC140120777 gene encoding serine/threonine-protein kinase SBK1-like; protein product: MEPVFQTVEVEQITDCYRIVKRLGQGAYGQVLLAQDKLTGKPFALKLVRKDRTKLKSFLLELSLSISLSEHPGFITTYPIFTHTMDYYAMTQELATAGTLHHLIQAEVGLSEEIVKRCAVQISSALDYMHHKGLVHRDLKPDNVLLMDRDCHHIVLGDFGLTQPVGSIVTSMSHIIPYMSPELCDISDEEYLILHPSVDTWAFGVLLFVILTGYFPWRRAFSDDIMYLDYVYWLDNLSYIPPPARWDQFSPAAVTMLSNLLVPDQSCRHSVLSVLNYINFPWKTDVSGGNPWEAESPVDCDSDSQPIDQEGTTSSHTMEADNPVLIITEEDAMLTLGLEVEIS